From Impatiens glandulifera chromosome 7, dImpGla2.1, whole genome shotgun sequence:
GTCCCTCACAAAGAAAACCATTCCAATCAAAGCTCTGATGAAAGGAAAATAAGGTTTATATTCTTCCATCTAACTCTGGAATTTGTCAAATTAATAGAGGGTTATTGGTTCCCGAATTTAGTTAGATGGTCGAGCTCGAAGAATTATGAAACATTCAATCAATCAACGTGAAAACTATCGATATAAACATAAGAACCAGGCGTTTAGGAGATCGACTTATCACGTTCccattaaatataattcacaCAAGAAAAATGTTTGTCATTAGTTGGTTATTAGTAGCATACATAAAATGTtcaattcttttaaattaaattttaaactaatggATGCTAAACCTAAAAAAACATACCAGTACCtctaactttattattattattattattattatttattttaaaattttagtacaACTTTTATAACGATGGCTtctatgtttaaaatatttttaatggaaACGAATaggaaaattttaagatatgaTTTTTCCAATGAGTTTCAATACTTCTATTTCATATGAATGATAGATATTATAGTATATTACTACATATGTGATGTACTTGTATTCGAAAATTTGTGTCGGccttaatgtattttttttgattGGCTAACTTTTATTTACGTGGTCAATTCAAACAATATTGAAATATTCAATTAGGACCACAAACTATTAAGAGTTGTCAttgaaaagatatatattaaatagtcaATGTACAATGTGTAAcaatacttatatttttatattatcaaaacaacatatagttcttaaatacttaatgttcaaatattttcatatacttaatttatttgtcaacaaaaaattatctttattgtTCGACACTCAATCTTCAATTACGCTCacatgtaattaattattaacatttagaaaaaatatattttacttatgtattaaaaaatagaataattaatctattttgCCGGTTTTGAACACATTTTCTCGCAGTAAGacaatgaaacaaaacaatcttGCTCATGTTCATTTTCTACTAAGAATGACAATAATTGTGGGGACATGACTGACTTactaaaaaaagttataaaaaaaaagtagagaTCGAATTACTAAAACCTCACTCAAATGTATAATGAAAGAATTCTATAAATCTTGATGGAATTGTTTTTATGGTGAATATTTTTACTTGTTTAGAGTACTTttgatatttatgttttaattcataatttttcacaATTCATAGaataatttatactaaataaaactTTGCTTAGTGTTCTAACCAAGTTTTTGTGATCTACCCACAAAACTTAGATTAATGAAATAACTTCactcaattttatttgaaattgatcaattttattatattgaagGCAATGATACTATTATGTAAAATTTAGTGTTTcgtataataatttatttttttaatttcaggaAGAAAAATCTCATTAGTATAGCGAGGAagtattaatttcataattataaacttatttgataagtatttatttttgtggGATACTTGTGAGATTGGTTTgtaaaatttatgattatataCATTGAGTTacaaattatctatttttacATGTAAAATAGTTCTTAATACTAAAGATTATGTTTTTtggcattttttttatttgaagtgAAACGTTTTTGGATTTGAATAATGTTTTGAAACCTCTAAATCTTAACTATCTACAATAACATATAACACTTTTCAGATTTAATTTAATCCATggtagttttattttttaatgcgAATTGGATTAATagatttttgatttattaaataaaattcttgCTATTTAggctattttaataaattatacattgaATAtgtaatagttaaaatatatataacattaatgatacaaaaaaatatatataaactattcatatatatatatatatatcaagtcttatatattaaccaaaattgaataagaataataaaataagctaacaatatttatagataagttattaaaacaaatattttaatgtatttaactTACGTcataaaattaacatatatataatatttggtggtgaaattataaatatttaaatcttaaatgtttaataagtgaacaactattattttttatagcaTAAACTCAATCacaccttaaaaaaaataaaaattcttattttaaatagaatttcctaaataatcaaaacaaattattttatattactttaatagaaaattaatatatataaatctttaaattctttcaaatttgcccatattaattatttgtcatAACTGaattaaatttacaatattaaaatactttagtGATTGATATTGCacgttgtttatatatatatatatatatatatatatatatatatatatataaatatatatatatatatatatatataaataacgtTTTCTATAgaaaaagtataaatatttaattcatacataattaatttagaaataagtcaaaaaaatattacgatcCTTTATCTTTCTTTCGTATagtatgtattaataaataaaaaaaaaggtgacGTGTCTCCGTAATTTAAAAGTGGTAGTTTTATTTAGAGTATTCAACCGTCATTATCTACCCAATTACTATTCACTATTTgtaatattctttttcttttttatttatttattgcagTTATTTCGggtctcttttttatttatttatttgtaatatttctTTCCTATttcgttttttttatattttatttatataatatatatatatatatatatatataaacggtTCTGTTCCCCATAAGCACGACTGGTAAGAGGCCAAACagaagatagagagagagaaacggAAAGAGAAAGGCGAATCGATAGATGTATCCAAGGAAACGATTCAAACCTTcgtttgaagatgatgatgaagatgaagaacagaGATCTGACTACTTTGATAGATTACCAGATGATATCGTCATCTCCATTCTCTGTAAGCTTAACGCTACTTCTCGATGTCCTGCGGATTTCATCAGCGCTCTAATCACGTACGTAAACATCGTTTCTATTCATGAACTTTCTATATATGTGTATGTATTCTCTCTTGCTTGAATtgatacggtgttttgttgatAAACAGATGTAAGAAACTGAATAGATTAGGTTTAAATCCTCTGGTTCTATCCAGAGCAGGTTCGAACACATTCGCTATCAGAGCGAAAAACTGGTGTGAATCTGCTCATCGTTTCTTCAAACAGTGCGTTAACGCAGGAAGTATTGAATCATCTTACAGTCTCGGAATGGTTAGTTAGTTATTTACttcatacatacatacatacaaacatttcaaataaactcattATCTTACGAGATTCTCTCTTTAAAACCGTTCAGATCCGTTTTTATTGCTTTCAAAATCGAGCAAGTGGAGCGTCTTTAATGGCGAAAGCCGCGATTAAGTCACACGCTCCGGCTTTATATTCTCTCGCCGTTATTCAATTCAACGGCAGCGGCGGTACGAAGAACGATAAGGATTTACGTGCCGGCGTAGCGTTATGTGCACGCGCCGCCTTCCTCGGTCACATCGATGCTTTACGTGAACTAGGTCATTGCCTTCAAGACGGTTACGGAGCAAAACAAAGCGTTACAGCCGGTCGTCGTCTTCTTATTCAGGCTAACGCGCGTGAACTCGCGTCCGTTATACGCTCCATCCCTGGTTTTCGCCCTGGTTTATCTCTTAGCCAACAGGCTAATGGTCTCCTCAAGATGATTCAACCACCATCCGGTTCGGGTTCCGGTTTGGTCTCCGGTTCGGGTtatcctaataataataataatatgccGGCTAGGGAAGTACATCCGGTGAACCGTTTCTTAATGGAGTGGTTTGAATCAAAGGAATATGGACCGGGTGAAACTCTTAGGTTATGTTCACATAGCGGTTGTGGTCGGCCGGAGACTCGCCGGAATGAGTACCGACGATGTTCGGCGTGTAGTACTGTTAACTATTGTTCACGTGGTTGTCAAGCACAAGATTGGAAACTCCGGCATAAGGTTGAATGTATTCCGATGGAACCATGGATTGGTGGAGATGAAGAAgacgatgaagatgaagaagaagatgatgttgATCGTGTGGCTGAGATTGAAGATGGTGAGGTGGTTGTTGTTGCTCCGCTGGCTTTATTAGATGGATGAAAGACAGCAGATCCCAGCCCAACCAAGACTGGTAAATCTTCAAAtctttttcttaattagtttttggTAAAACAATTgagagttattattattattattataagaagaAAGAAAACAGAAAggattttacaaatatttattttgaaacttgTACATTATATGGGAAAGTATTTATGGGTGGTTTTGAATGAAATTTTgggttttaaatatatattttgtattaattaaatgtCGGCAtgcatattatttaataattattatttgaaatttggagAAAAAGGTGTATGTGGGGGGTGGGTAGTAGCTACTTGTTACCAGATTAATTTTGTCACAAAAAACCCATGCCAGCACTGCCACATCATAGGGGCCCAATTGTAATGCTGTTCTCTTGGCACCATTATAGCctctttcttttatcttttcaagttttttaaaaaaatattggaatCTGTTAGTTTTGGATTAGGATGTTTGATTTCTAGATTTTTTAGATAAAGGGGTTTGTTTGATTGAGTTTCTTTTATCTATGACATTCAATTTTTTAGGATCAAAtgataaatgatatttttaaaaaataagttaaaattgttaatgagggattattttttgaatcactattattttataaatcattatctagattatattatgatttttttcttttaaattatttatattatttaaaaaatatttttattttaatagatttgacaaatataattttttttgtgtatatattattttaaacatcaCTGCATAGTTTAAATCTTGTATTgggtttgtttttttttaattatttataaaataatgattttaaagaaaatattttttttggtgcTAAGTActtaaagtttattaatatatataataataaaataaaaaataataatttctaatagagagtatttagtattttttttattaatgaaagttTAATTAAGAGAATATAGATTGAATTTGTTATTTAAGTAGTTCTTTTTATTTGAGTGTTTGCTTAATAAtagcaaaaaattataattaaatattttttctttctaaaatgaataaattaaataagaagaTTCACTTAATTACTgtccaaatttaataaatatatattttatttgagatacaaaatgagttttttttttttaattatatataatatttgagatAGTAATCTAGGATAAAAAATGGAATACACCAAGGATTTTTTTAATGTCTGAATGCAATGAAAAAGTCTACTATATTTATGATTtggttaaatattaatttagtcaaataactcaaaattgaccatatattaaataatggCTCTTTATCCcaactttaattaaaataatagtatatttttttttgttttatataaaaaaagctttcataaataataaattgatttaaaaagtCTTACATACATGATTCTTATTCCTGTAtgcataatttaaaaataaaaatgaatattttaattggttattcaaatttaaaaaaaaatatatatatttaaagttagATCTATATATTAGTCggttttcaaatatataaatgatatctCTGAATTTTGTATTCTCTCCCTTTCTTTCATTGCTCTCTACCGTTGTCTGTTGTAAGATTGcagcttttttttcttttcttttctgtcTTTTTGAGTCTTTTGACTAGTGAATAGTGATGAGGCCAAAATGGTATTTACTTCTTCTTGACtgaattcaaaattaaagttatttatattttatgttatttgttataaataattttatatttttaaaaattatttaagcacTAGGAATGAACGGTGTAAGCCGAAACTAAAAAATTGaccgaaataattataaaccgATCCAATCTAGTTCTATCCGGATCTTAATTTTCTATACCAATCATGCCCTTTTAGGTTGACGGTttactaaaatatatacaaatagaAATGAGCAAATACTATATAAGAAAATCCCTTTAAATTGAACCAATGTTGCTGGCCTAGAAATAGAAAAAGTGAATTCAATTGAGATAAAGTAGATAAATGAATGATAAAGAAAGGCATACATAGTAGAAAGTGAAAAGGATAACTATAGGACAAGATTATAAGAATGAGTggcaataaaatattaacaataataataaagtattttttatttttttaacatataaagttatttatttatataactattgagatattttgtttaattggaaaaaaaatctaaattattacaaaataattaacgaTATATGATTGGTTAAAAGTTAACTAAAATGTATCAAAATAGTCTAGTCAAGTGTTTATTTCTTGAGCAAAAATTGAAATTGACCTTACACAATATGTTTTACAGTTTAAAGAAgaaacatcaaaataaaatttaaaaacatccTTAAATAAACAAAAGGTTATAATTAATGAGTCAATTCTTataccttaaaaaaaattaaaaaaaattataattaataagtaaattcTTATTTGCTCTAATATGAGCCGCTTAATTTGGTGGTacaaatttgatgttaattcaattataaaaccaaatatttgacgattaaaaaaaaaaaaaggttattgTATCATTTCAATTAATGCAATacctattaattttattttacaagatgtgaaacaattttgatttgtaaTCTCTAAAATGGTTGgagttttaaattgaatattttattatactgaattagtgtttttttttataacaaatgttttttctttatataaatgGTATAATACTGATACTATATAGAAATCGGTATTTTACTTGTATTATACCGAGATTTCGGtgatatatttgtataattttctTGTACCGAAAATTTTAATAcgaaaaaatttatatatattatccaaCCCACTCCtagataaaatcatataaataaggtagttaaaatcttaaattaaaattttataattttaaagaaaattaaggaTTTGATATGTGACTactaaattagttaaattaataaaaaaaagttaaagattttttttttaaagattttatagtTTTACaagtttgtaaataattttattttacgaatttatttgatttaaaaaatgtgaatttatatatttaaattaattatttttattatttatttaaataatgaaattaatgtaattaatattattttagtgttatttgtttattattattttttaattaattttatacttaatattttataataaattcctaccatctaaagaaaattctcaataatattacaacttgttaatattttattgaatccTTACCAACTTTTGTGAGTTTTGATGGCttgtatttatgtttaaaatatttttaattccaATTAAAATATAGGTGGGCTTTAAGCCCATAACAGTATAGTGACAAACCATTAGGGCTTTAGTATTTTAACATCATTATATTATTGACAGAAATTTATATGTATAGATGAATTCAAATTAATGGGCTGGGCTTGGACATGAAATCCTTTGGCAAATTCATTTATAGgttcaaaaaattatgatatttagaaaattcaattttcttaaattcaGCATTAAAGGGCTCACAACTGGACCATTTAAGTCTcaatagtttatttaataatagagTTGTTAATAAGAgagataatataaataaataatagttttttaaacTATATGTGTGTTTATTTGggaaaattgtattttttgggctaaaatattataatttatataactttataagTAGTGATGACTTATGCTAAACAAAACAAttagaaaatttataatttcataatatatatatatatatatatatatatatatatatatatatatatataatttagtatttaatataattaaattattattttttagataaattgtttgatgaaaattttgaaaccTTGCACCCCTAATTTATAATACTAGCAAAAGAAAATCAGAAAcaaaatacacaaattataGTTCTAATTATAAACATGACTATACTCTAGGGTTTTGATTGACCTTTTTGGGATGAAAAGGACTAGAGAAGTTTAAACATGATGCTTATTGGCAAAGCAAATGCTGAGACAAAGTTGAAAGACTGAAGAAGTAGCGGGAGGGGAAGATAAGGAGGTGGAACTTTATATcgttttaaacaaataaatgtttATCGATCAACACTTGTCGAGCTCTTGCATTTTCATTTGCAAGTTCAAATTGCAAACATGAAGACAAAGTCATAAAGATTAATGTTTTCTTGAAGATACAAAGATTGTTAGGAGTTTGTTAAGATCCTAGAATAAATTGATAAGGAATTACCAATTTAAGGGAGAAGgttagaaataaatttaatacttaaacATGTCCACTAGACAAGTTTCATATTATAAATGTCACCTCATTAACtacttaatttttgttttccgtggaaaatgtgttttattagATTGagatttgttttattattctatttaaGAACACTTTAAAGggatatatattttctttaaatttattttaatataaaaagataatatgACACTTCATTTTTTTAAGCGTTTTAAATAGGAACCAAACTAACCGTGAATTTGGATCCATTAGGAACCACTCTTATCACTACAAAAATGTTTACCTTTAGTTGGTTATATTTCATTGTTCTTTTATCATAGAAAGATAGCATTACACTATATCgtcattatgattttttttttatttaaggtgTTTTAAGTGCGAATCGAGTTCgtaattaatatgtataaaataatcTTAAGCATTAATAAAAGTTAGATTAAATCTCCCATATGCTCACATTATTCTatcaatttaattatgtttaacttAAAACTTTGAAAAGCTCTCATATTGACTTGTAAGGGTGCAAATTGGGAAAACTCAatccatattcaacccaaattaaaatTGGTCAATCCAttattcaacccatattaatgaataatatgggttgggtaacttaaactaaattttagtttgcaatatatttattatattttttactcgtttaatatttaacacgtttttgtcccGGTTCACACATTTTGATTcgtttaacaattatttgattcgttttacctaatttaatatgtttttgacttattcaacactttatctaatatttgattCGTTTGACCTATTTTTGACTCACttaatacgtttttagttttaataagtATGTAACTCGTTTTATTCCGTTTtatacgtttttggcatgtttaacatgtttaacatgtttttgccacgtttaacacatttttgacatgtttaacaggtttttgacatgtttaacacgtttttcacgtttttggcacgtttaacacgtttttgacatgtttaacacgttttgcatgtttaacacgcttttgacatgttaaatatgtttttgacacatttaaacatgtttaacacgtttttgacaagtttaacaaatttttgacacatttaacatattttggtacgtttaacacgtttgggcacgtttgacatattttgacacatttaatacatttttgacacgtttaacacgttttttacatgtttaacacgttttggcccgtttaacacatttgtgacacatttaaaattttcgatccatttatttatttttactctGTCTAATATgtctttgacattattatacattgttttgattcgtttaacataattttgattttttttaaaaattattttgatattttaattactaaattagttgaagaaataatatgtgagattaatatgaattatttaaataatatttaaatcatttaaagtcttgaatttgataaactatgttaattttcataaacatataattttattaaagagtTTTAGAATAATTGTGATAGGTTAGTTTTATATGGCtagactataattaataaatatattattaatgagttttaaaattttaaattattttctatttgacTGTAATGGAAATCAACGtagtaaaaatcaaaaaaatatattgaagttGGAAGAtggttagtttatattggattaataagaGTAGGGCTgaaaatgagtcaagccgctcgtgagctgctcgcatgtcgctcggtcaaagctcgagtcgagctcgagccgactcgtttagTATTcaagtcgagctcgaac
This genomic window contains:
- the LOC124945864 gene encoding F-box protein At5g50450-like gives rise to the protein MYPRKRFKPSFEDDDEDEEQRSDYFDRLPDDIVISILCKLNATSRCPADFISALITCKKLNRLGLNPLVLSRAGSNTFAIRAKNWCESAHRFFKQCVNAGSIESSYSLGMIRFYCFQNRASGASLMAKAAIKSHAPALYSLAVIQFNGSGGTKNDKDLRAGVALCARAAFLGHIDALRELGHCLQDGYGAKQSVTAGRRLLIQANARELASVIRSIPGFRPGLSLSQQANGLLKMIQPPSGSGSGLVSGSGYPNNNNNMPAREVHPVNRFLMEWFESKEYGPGETLRLCSHSGCGRPETRRNEYRRCSACSTVNYCSRGCQAQDWKLRHKVECIPMEPWIGGDEEDDEDEEEDDVDRVAEIEDGEVVVVAPLALLDG